In one Culex quinquefasciatus strain JHB chromosome 2, VPISU_Cqui_1.0_pri_paternal, whole genome shotgun sequence genomic region, the following are encoded:
- the LOC6046763 gene encoding mediator of RNA polymerase II transcription subunit 19, producing MFNNYGNVMMTDPPFRKVEQYSPKSSPRAGGAGGRSPVVARQDSSGTLKTTIQLGKNPSIVHSGPFYLMKEPPGEGELTGATNLMAHYGLEHSYSKFSGKKVKEQLSSFLPNLPGVIDGPGHLDNSSLRSVIEKPPIVGKELLPLTSVQLAGFRLHPGPLPEQYKHLKTAPTRKHKNKHKKHKYKEGVAPASEQSSLEAAGLDTHEKKHKKQKRHEDDKERKKRKKEKKRKKQRHSPEHPGSGTGQSSSSSSMQVPQTQVF from the exons atgttcaacaaCTACGGCAACGTCATGATGACCGATCCGCCGTTCCGGAAGGTCGAACAGTACTCGCCCAAATCGTCGCCGAGGGCGGGCGGTGCAGGGGGGCGGTCCCCGGTGGTGGCCCGCCAGGACTCGTCCGGAACGCTCAAGACCACCATCCAGCTGGGGAAGAACCCGTCGATCGTGCACAGTGGGCCGTTCTATCTGATGAAGGAACCACCAG GCGAAGGCGAACTGACCGGCGCGACCAACTTGATGGCCCACTACGGCCTCGAGCACTCGTATAGTAAATTTAGCGGTAAGAAGGTGAAGGAACAGCTCTCGTCGTTCCTGCCGAACCTGCCCGGCGTCATCGACGGACCGGGACATCTC GATAACAGCTCCCTCAGAAGCGTAATCGAAAAGCCACCAATCGTGGGCAAAGAACTTCTTCCCCTCACAAGCGTACAATTGGCCGGATTCCGTTTGCATCCTGGGCCG CTCCCGGAACAGTACAAGCACCTCAAGACGGCCCCCACGCGGAAGCATAAGaacaaacacaagaaacacaaataCAAGGAGGGTGTGGCGCCCGCGTCCGAGCAGTCCTCGCTCGAGGCGGCCGGCCTCGACACGCACGAGAAGAAGCACAAGAAGCAGAAGCGCCACGAGGACGACAAGGAGCGCAAGAAGCGGAAAAAGGAAAAGAAGCGCAAAAAACAGCGCCACAGTCCGGAACATCCGGGCAGCGGGACCggccagtcgtcgtcgtcgtcgtcgatgcaGGTTCCGCAAACGCAAGTCTTCTAA
- the LOC6046762 gene encoding myb-like protein Q, producing MRLPIMSVRKMRRRSRMKVLKILQSFSQGTFIAFVLMMLCCGQNFAEPGYLDFDNLPETNFTCAGKVIGGYYADLEASCQMFHVCTIGQGDEPMDIKFLCLNGTVFDQETRVCERVDEVDCSKSERFYYLNLELYGNTIIPAPEESSSEEVSGSASSPSPSTTSTTTTTAVSSSSTTTTKKPTTTTPSRRFIFNNSKGSPIVSSTTLATPTHSYSSTTLKTPEEEDEYEYDDEDYEEKDGPAGGSPALPAIEEDGSFSPQQFTLQQQTQNSQPKPDDPAKTGTKPAVSFQQQHFQNGGTLAVTNSHVTVTTHTTSSNGNTNANANANNQQKKIAQQLPSQKEKLAFEHQKQQQQQALLQQQMITKQHIELQKKQQEAAVQQQQKAIQQQQKQVQQHDAEIKNHQALLLLHQQKINRQQQKTQTTAKPQPPTHYNPYDTINQQQQQPQTHAPKRIPLLSAANQPTLVQTSQQQQQQQQQRPAPPSASQLAPFRLRAQGFKLPSQQQQRPDSSLEQEDRFEGYRRQPPPQVSLHLPFEQLRQQKDISLQFDSDIEDLSQFPQHKELKRSDPPFHSSIHPSPAPAQSATVTAANSSPTPSTAVAPPEESAGYADDAVEYEYEDYSSEAASGEPASSGGQQQQHPSLSDSVKSNTNSEIVVTKKRSGEGQIGDGQQIGAGQQQQQAQQPSGHTSIGSNSSKGKTNTSRFIINNEHHKSPTSSYSSGGSSSSSRGQSGHVYDNRPKPRASSYQPQPQAPKVIVTTSTSIRDNNGRTINYSINSSSSSSNSNSSPVTTSSPRRGYDEYKEDDVLSDPFFLDVPKVGGGRRRRSASTQQRKRRRRVIYIVPRFM from the exons TACCTGGACTTTGACAACCTGCCGGAGACGAACTTTACGTGCGCCGGCAAGGTGATCGGCGGCTACTACGCCGACCTGGAGGCGTCCTGCCAGATGTTCCACGTGTGCACGATCGGCCAGGGCGACGAACCGATGGACATCAAGTTCCTGTGCCTGAACGGGACCGTGTTCGACCAGGAGACGCGCGTGTGCGAACGCGTCGACGAGGTCGACTGCTCCAAGTCGGAGCGGTTCTACTACCTGAATCTGGAGCTGTACGGCAACACGATTATTCCGGCACCGGAAG AGAGCAGCTCGGAGGAAGTGTCCGGCAGTGCGAGCAGCCCGTCGCCGTCGACGACGTCCACGACCACGACTACGGCAGTCAGCAGTAGTAGCACAACCACAACCAAAAAGCCAACAACGACCACGCCATCACGTAGATTTATCTTTAACAATAGTAAAGGAAGTCCGATCGTGTCCTCGACCACGCTGGCCACGCCAACGCATTCCTATTCGTCTACCACTTTGAAAACGCCGGAAGAGGAAGACGAATACGAGTACGACGACGAAGACTACGAGGAGAAGGACGGTCCGGCTGGGGGCTCGCCGGCCCTGCCCGCCATCGAGGAGGACGGATCGTTTTCACCGCAGCAGTTTACGCTGCAGCAGCAAACCCAGAATAGTCAACCGAAGCCGGACGACCCGGCCAAGACGGGCACCAAGCCGGCAGTGTCCTTCCAGCAGCAGCACTTCCAAAATGGTGGAACACTGGCTGTGACCAACTCGCACGTGACCGTCACGACGCACACGACTAGCAGTAATGGCAACACTAACGCTAACGCTAACGCCAACAACCAGCAGAAGAAAATTGCTCAACAATTACCGTCCCAAAAGGAGAAGCTTGCCTTCGAGCATCaaaagcagcaacagcagcaagcACTCCTCCAACAGCAGATGATCACCAAGCAGCACATTGAACTGCAGAAAAAGCAACAGGAAGCGGCCGTCCAGCAACAACAGAAGGccatccagcagcagcagaagcaggTCCAACAACACGATGCCGAAATCAAGAACCACCAGGCACTGCTTCTGCTTCACCAACAGAAGATCAACCGCCAGCAACAAAAGACCCAAACTACGGCGAAACCTCAACCCCCAACCCACTACAACCCGTACGACACCATCaaccaacaacagcagcagccgcaAACTCATGCACCAAAGAGAATCCCACTTTTGTCGGCGGCCAACCAACCAACCCTAGTGCAAACCagtcagcaacagcaacaacagcagcagcaacgacCTGCACCCCCCAGCGCATCCCAGCTGGCACCGTTCAGGCTAAGGGCGCAGGGCTTCAAACTGCCCTCCCAGCAGCAACAGCGGCCAGACTCGTCGCTCGAACAGGAGGACCGTTTCGAAGGATACCGGAGGCAGCCACCCCCACAG GTCTCCTTGCACCTGCCCTTTGAACAGCTTCGCCAACAGAAGGACATCTCGCTGCAGTTTGACTCGGACATCGAGGACCTGTCGCAGTTCCCGCAGCACAAGGAGCTCAAGCGGTCCGATCCGCCCTTCCACAGCTCGATCCATCCATCGCCGGCCCCGGCCCAGTCGGCAACCGTAACGGCCGCCAACAGCAGTCCTACCCCGTCAACCGCGGTCGCCCCACCCGAGGAGAGTGCCGGCTACGCGGATGACGCCGTCGAGTACGAGTACGAAGACTACAGCTCGGAAGCGGCCAGCGGTGAGCCTGCTTCGAGCggcggccagcagcagcagcatcctaGTTTATCAGATAGCGTTAAGTCTAACACTAATAGCGAAATTGTAGTGACCAAAAAGCGGTCCGGGGAGGGTCAGATTGGCGATGGCCAACAGATTGGcgccggccagcagcagcagcaggcccAACAGCCAAGTGGCCACACTAGTATAGGTAGTAATAGCTCTAAAGGTAAGACCAACACTAGTAGATTTATCATCAACAACGAACACCACAAGAGTCCAACGAGTTCGTACAGTAGCGgcggtagcagcagcagcagtcgggGTCAAAGCGGCCACGTGTACGATAACCGGCCGAAGCCACGTGCCAGCAGCTACCAACCGCAGCCCCAGGCGCCGAAGGTGATAGTCACAACCAGCACCTCGATCCGGGACAACAACGGGCGGACAATCAACTACTCCATCAACAGCAGTAGCAGTAGTAGCAATAGCAATTCGTCCCCTGTGACCACGAGTAGTCCACGTCGCGGGTACGACGAGTACAAGGAGGATGACGTCCTGTCGGATCCGTTCTTCCTGGACGTCCCCAAAGTCGGGGGAGGACGGCGGAGGCGGAGTGCGTCAACGCAGCAGCGAAAACGACGGAGAAGGGTTATTTATATTGTTCCTCGATTTATGTAA